From the Lolium rigidum isolate FL_2022 chromosome 2, APGP_CSIRO_Lrig_0.1, whole genome shotgun sequence genome, one window contains:
- the LOC124691552 gene encoding dihydrolipoyllysine-residue acetyltransferase component 2 of pyruvate dehydrogenase complex, mitochondrial-like, with the protein MSAAHLLRHSRKLRSLRNAIDCERSGLARYFSTGSGSFAVKENGVERRIGGARFSQYKQSGKNLETCKVSVGGVNGSSAFGGTLTNRISSGVAGLNGPLSCVRLASARSFSSSADLPPHQEIGMPSLSPTMTEGNIAKWVKKEGDQVSPGEVLCEVETDKATVEMECMEEGYLAKIVQGDGAKEIKVGEIICVTVEEEGDIEKFKDYKPSSSDAPVAPSESKAKSEPAEPKAEEKVPAKAPEPKAPKTEEASRSGDRIFSSPLARKLAEDNNVPLSSVKGTGPDGRILKADIEDYLASATKGGKSEIFAASGLDYTDIPNAQIRKVTANRLLASKQTIPHYYLTVDTRVDNLIKLRGELNPQQEASGGKKISINDLVIKAAALALRKVPQCNSSWMNDFIRQYNNVNINVAVQTEHGLFVPVVRDADKKGLGTIGEEVKQLAQRARDNSLKPQDYEGGTFTVSNLGGPFGIKQFCAIINPPQSAILAIGSAEKRVIPGSADGQYEFGSYMSVTMSCDHRVIDGAIGAEFLKAFKGYIENPTTMLL; encoded by the exons ATGTCCGCCGCGCACCTCCTCCGCCACTCCCGCAAG CTGCGGAGCTTGCGGAACGCTATAGACTGCGAGCGCTCCGGCCTGGCGCGCTACTTCTCTACTGGTTCTGGATCCTTTGCCGTCAAGGAAAATG GTGTTGAGAGAAGAATTGGAGGCGCCAGATTTTCTCAGTACAAGCAATCTGGGAAAAACCTTGAGACCTGCAAG GTGTCAGTAGGAGGAGTAAATGGAAGCTCTGCTTTCGGAGGAACACTCACCAACCGTATCTCAAGTGGTGTTGCTGGCCTCAATGGTCCACTGTCATG tGTGCGGTTAGCCTCAGCAAGGTCTTTCTCAAGTAGTGCAG ACCTACCACCACATCAGGAAATTGGGATGCCATCACTTTCTCCTACGATGACTGAG GGAAACATTGCTAAGTGGGTGAAGAAGGAAGGGGACCAAGTCTCACCTGGTGAAGTTCTGTGCGAGGTTGAAACG GATAAAGCCACAGTTGAGATGGAGTGCATGGAAGAGGGCTATCTTGCTAAGATTGTTCAGGGTGATGGTGCCAAGGAGATTAAAGTTGGCGAG ATCATCTGTGTGACAGTCGAAGAAGAGGGTGACATCGAGAAGTTTAAAGATTATAAACCATCGTCTTCCGATGCACCTGTAGCTCCTTCTGAATCAAAGGCTAAATCTGAACCTGCGGAGCCAAAGGCAGAGGAGAAAGTGCCTGCCAAGGCTCCTGAGCCGAAGGCCCCAAAGACCGAAGAAGCTTCTCGATCTGGCGATAGAATATTCTCCAGCCCCCTTGCAAGAAAATTAGCAGAAGATAACAAT GTCCCACTATCAAGTGTAAAAGGCACTGGTCCTGATGGTCGTATTCTGAAGGCAGACATTGAAGATTACTTGG CTTCTGCGACCAAGGGTGGCAAGAGCGAGATTTTTGCCGCTTCAGGATTAGATTACACTGATATTCCAAATGCGCAGATAAGAAAG GTTACTGCGAACCGCCTCTTAGCCTCTAAACAGACCATCCCGCATTACTACTTGACAGTTGACACACGCGTCGATAATCTTATCAA GCTGCGAGGAGAATTGAACCCTCAGCAAGAAGCTTCTGGTGGAAAGAAGATATCTATTAATGACCTTGTTATAAAG GCTGCAGCTTTGGCTCTTCGAAAGGTCCCCCAGTGTAACAGTTCTTGGATGAATGATTTTATCCGCCA ATACAACAATGTGAACATAAATGTCGCTGTACAAACTGAGCATGGATTGTTTGTTCCAGTAGTTAGG GATGCAGACAAGAAGGGACTTGGTACAATCGGTGAGGAGGTGAAGCAGTTGGCTCAAAGAGCAAGGGATAACAGCTTAAAACCACAAGATTATGAG GGTGGCACGTTCACAGTATCAAACTTGGGAGGTCCTTTTGGAATTAAACAATTCTGTGCTATCATAAATCCTCCCCAATCAGCAATCTTGGCCATTGGTTCTG CTGAGAAGAGGGTGATACCTGGCAGTGCGGATGGTCAGTATGAGTTTGGTTCCTACATGTCAGTAACAATGAGCTGTGATCACAGGGTTATTGATG GTGCAATTGGTGCGGAATTCCTGAAAGCGTTCAAGGGCTACATCGAGAACCCAACGACAATGTTGCTATAA